The Bradyrhizobium sp. WBAH42 genome includes a window with the following:
- a CDS encoding alanine--glyoxylate aminotransferase family protein — MPQGRHFLQIPGPSPVPERVLRAMDMPVIDHRSAEFGELGRTVLEGSQKIFQTKGPVVIFPSSGTGAWEAAIVNTLSPGDKVLMVETGHFATMWRQMAGRFGIEVDFVPGDWRRGADPAVIEAKLSEDTARTIKAVMVVHNETSTGATSRIAEIRAAIDRASHPALLMVDTISSLGSVDYRHDEWKVDVSVSCSQKGFMLPPGLGFNAISEKALAASKTNKMPRSYFDWEEMLKPNAKGFFPYTPATNLLYGLREAIAMLLEEGLDNVFARHQRLAAATRAAVNHWGLEVLCQEPSEFSPVLTAVLMPPGHDADQFRKVVLDNYNMSLGSGLSKVAGKVFRIGHLGECNALTLLGALTGVEMGLSVAGVPHRSGGVDVAMKLLEQRPQGNAGPHLKIVGT, encoded by the coding sequence ATGCCTCAGGGACGCCATTTCCTGCAGATTCCGGGCCCGAGCCCGGTCCCCGAGCGCGTCCTGCGCGCGATGGACATGCCCGTCATCGACCACCGCAGCGCCGAATTCGGCGAGCTCGGCCGGACCGTGCTCGAAGGCAGCCAGAAGATCTTTCAGACCAAGGGGCCGGTGGTGATCTTCCCTTCGTCAGGGACCGGCGCCTGGGAGGCTGCGATCGTCAACACGCTGTCGCCAGGCGACAAGGTGCTGATGGTCGAGACCGGCCACTTCGCCACGATGTGGCGGCAGATGGCCGGCCGCTTCGGCATCGAGGTCGATTTCGTCCCGGGCGACTGGCGCCGCGGCGCCGATCCGGCGGTGATCGAGGCCAAGCTCTCCGAGGACACCGCGCGCACCATCAAGGCCGTCATGGTCGTGCACAACGAGACCTCGACCGGCGCGACCAGCCGCATCGCCGAGATCCGCGCCGCTATCGACCGCGCGTCGCATCCGGCGCTCTTGATGGTCGACACCATCTCCTCGCTCGGCTCGGTCGACTATCGTCATGACGAGTGGAAGGTCGATGTCAGCGTCAGCTGCTCGCAAAAGGGTTTCATGCTGCCGCCCGGCCTCGGCTTCAACGCGATCTCGGAGAAGGCGCTGGCTGCATCCAAGACCAACAAGATGCCGCGCTCCTATTTCGACTGGGAGGAGATGCTCAAGCCCAACGCCAAGGGCTTCTTCCCCTATACACCCGCGACCAATCTGCTCTACGGCCTGCGCGAGGCGATCGCGATGCTGCTCGAGGAGGGGCTCGACAACGTCTTTGCGCGGCATCAGCGCCTCGCCGCCGCGACGCGCGCCGCCGTCAATCATTGGGGCCTCGAAGTGCTCTGCCAGGAGCCATCGGAGTTCTCGCCGGTGCTCACGGCCGTGCTGATGCCGCCGGGCCATGACGCCGATCAGTTCCGGAAAGTCGTGCTCGACAATTACAACATGTCGCTCGGCTCGGGCCTGTCGAAAGTTGCCGGAAAAGTCTTCCGCATCGGCCATCTCGGCGAATGCAATGCGCTGACGCTGCTCGGCGCGCTCACCGGTGTCGAGATGGGC
- a CDS encoding GntR family transcriptional regulator: protein MKSTIPDTGVPITPTSGNGGRQENRHEASLHGEILLRLRDYVVEGNIPEGARVPERQLCQMLGISRTPLREALKVLAAEGLIELLPNRGARVRQLSQRDLEELFDVMAGLESLAGRLACEAITDAEITAIEQLHYEMYGHYLHRDMHGYFQANQRIHESIVAAARNETLKIAYANFAGRIRRVRYSANFARKRQRWAEAMREHEAILDALRRRAGSELSDILFQHLRNKRTAAIEHLTEPQEGAPALP from the coding sequence ATGAAATCCACGATTCCCGACACCGGGGTTCCGATCACCCCGACCTCCGGCAATGGCGGGCGCCAGGAAAACCGTCACGAGGCCTCGCTGCATGGCGAGATCCTGCTGCGGCTGCGCGACTACGTGGTCGAAGGCAATATTCCCGAAGGCGCGCGCGTTCCCGAGCGGCAGCTCTGCCAGATGCTCGGCATCTCCCGCACGCCGTTGCGCGAGGCGCTCAAGGTGCTCGCCGCCGAGGGCCTGATCGAGCTACTACCCAACCGCGGCGCACGGGTGCGCCAGCTCAGCCAGCGCGACCTGGAAGAACTGTTCGACGTCATGGCGGGACTGGAAAGCCTGGCTGGGCGCCTCGCCTGCGAAGCCATCACGGATGCGGAAATCACGGCGATCGAGCAGCTGCACTACGAGATGTATGGCCATTATCTGCATCGCGACATGCACGGCTATTTCCAGGCCAACCAGCGCATCCACGAGAGCATTGTCGCGGCCGCGCGCAACGAGACGCTGAAGATTGCCTACGCCAATTTCGCCGGCCGGATCCGACGCGTCCGCTACTCCGCCAATTTCGCCCGCAAGCGGCAGCGCTGGGCGGAAGCCATGCGCGAGCACGAGGCCATCCTCGATGCACTGCGCCGGCGCGCCGGTAGCGAGCTCAGCGACATCCTGTTCCAGCATCTGCGCAACAAGCGGACGGCCGCGATCGAGCACTTGACCGAGCCTCAAGAGGGCGCGCCGGCACTGCCTTGA
- a CDS encoding FAD-binding and (Fe-S)-binding domain-containing protein, which produces MTNASSLERRLRSELTGDVLFDGFSRGRYATDASFYQIMPSGVVVPKTMDEALRALAIARDEGLKVTPRGGGTSQCGQTVNDGLVVDLSKHLNQILSLDVEGRTCVVEPGIVLDDLNRQLRKHGLWFPVDVSTASRATIGGMAGNNSCGGRSLRYGTMRDNTLSMEASLADGTLGRFGEVSGDLSDVAADDSIRALFRNMLDLGTREADEIAARFPKVQRRVGGYNLDALVPRNAPNNMAHLLVGSEGTLAFTTKVELKLWPVIRNKALGVCHFGSFYEAMDAAQHLVKLKPIAVELVDRTMIALGRDIAMFAPVISAAIKGDPDAVLVVEFAEEDQADNLVRLKQLTELMGDLGFGWNNDTRKWGGVVEITEPALQSGIADFRAAGLNVMMSMKQEGKPVSFVEDCAVPLPHLADYTARLNEVFARHGTSGTMYAHASEGCLHVRPVLNLKLEKDVKAMRAIAEEAFALVREYKGSHSGEHGDGLVRSEFHATMFGERLVADFREVKHRFDPAGVLNPGKIVDAPKMDDRSLFRFKPDYRVAELKTKLDWSAYPGAGGGFHGAVEMCNNNGACRKLEGGVMCPSYRATRNEKDVTRGRANTLRLAISGQLGPDALSSDEMMETMKLCVSCKACRHECPTGVDMAKMKIEVLAARAASRGLTLRDRLVGYLPRYAGLASRFAPLANLRNSSPLLRRLFERFAGISARRALPAFRSDVFVPPAESVGPETGREVVLFADTFNRIYERENLDAALRVLAAGGYRVHLPKPASGSHPLCCGRTFLSAGLVDEAKAELDRLVSTFAPYAARGVPIIGLEPSCLLTLRDELASLRKDNDAKAVGAHALTFEEFLVREAEAGRLQLPLGIVADKAVVHGHCHQKSFGAFKPVEQVLRLVPGLKIETIESSCCGMAGAFGYGADTYDASIEMAELSLLPAVRKADRNTLVVADGTSCRHQIHDGTKREALHVARVLAMSLDRAKSNTPSPAAKETSHG; this is translated from the coding sequence ATGACGAACGCCTCCTCGCTCGAACGGCGCCTGCGGTCGGAATTGACCGGCGACGTCCTGTTCGACGGCTTCAGCCGAGGCCGCTACGCCACCGACGCCTCGTTCTACCAGATCATGCCATCAGGCGTGGTGGTGCCCAAGACCATGGACGAGGCCTTGCGAGCGCTGGCGATCGCGCGCGACGAGGGACTGAAGGTCACCCCGCGCGGCGGCGGCACCTCGCAATGCGGCCAGACCGTCAATGACGGCCTGGTGGTCGATCTCTCCAAGCACCTCAACCAGATCCTGTCGCTCGATGTCGAAGGCCGCACCTGCGTGGTCGAGCCCGGCATCGTGCTCGACGACCTCAACCGGCAGCTTAGGAAGCACGGTCTGTGGTTTCCGGTCGACGTCTCCACGGCCTCCCGCGCCACCATCGGCGGCATGGCCGGCAACAATTCCTGCGGCGGACGCTCGCTGCGCTACGGCACCATGCGCGACAACACGCTGTCGATGGAGGCATCGCTCGCCGACGGCACGCTGGGCCGTTTTGGCGAGGTCTCGGGCGATCTCTCGGACGTCGCGGCCGACGACAGCATCCGCGCGCTGTTCCGCAATATGCTCGACCTCGGCACCCGCGAGGCCGACGAGATCGCGGCGCGCTTCCCGAAGGTGCAGCGCCGCGTCGGCGGCTACAATCTCGATGCGCTGGTGCCGCGCAATGCGCCGAACAACATGGCGCATCTTCTGGTCGGCTCGGAAGGCACCCTCGCCTTCACCACCAAGGTCGAGCTGAAGCTCTGGCCCGTGATCCGCAACAAGGCGCTCGGCGTCTGCCATTTCGGCAGCTTCTACGAGGCGATGGACGCGGCCCAGCATCTGGTCAAGCTGAAGCCGATCGCGGTCGAGCTGGTCGACCGCACCATGATCGCGCTCGGCCGCGACATCGCGATGTTCGCACCCGTCATCTCCGCGGCAATCAAGGGCGATCCGGATGCCGTGCTGGTGGTCGAATTCGCCGAAGAGGACCAAGCCGACAATCTGGTGCGCCTCAAGCAGCTTACGGAGCTGATGGGCGATCTCGGCTTCGGCTGGAACAACGACACGCGCAAATGGGGCGGCGTGGTGGAGATTACCGAGCCCGCGCTGCAGAGCGGCATTGCCGACTTCCGTGCCGCCGGCCTCAACGTCATGATGTCGATGAAGCAGGAGGGCAAGCCGGTCTCCTTCGTCGAGGACTGTGCCGTGCCGCTGCCGCACCTCGCCGACTACACCGCGCGGCTGAACGAAGTCTTCGCCAGGCACGGCACCAGCGGCACGATGTACGCGCACGCTTCGGAGGGCTGCCTGCATGTGCGCCCCGTTCTGAACCTGAAGCTGGAGAAAGACGTCAAGGCGATGCGCGCCATCGCCGAGGAGGCTTTCGCGCTGGTGCGCGAGTACAAGGGCTCGCATTCCGGCGAGCATGGCGACGGCCTGGTGCGCTCCGAGTTCCACGCAACGATGTTCGGCGAGCGTCTCGTCGCCGACTTCAGGGAGGTGAAGCATCGCTTCGATCCCGCCGGCGTGCTCAATCCCGGCAAGATCGTCGATGCGCCCAAAATGGACGACCGCTCGCTGTTCCGCTTCAAGCCTGATTATCGCGTCGCGGAGCTCAAGACAAAACTCGACTGGTCGGCTTATCCCGGCGCCGGCGGCGGATTCCATGGCGCGGTCGAGATGTGCAACAACAACGGCGCTTGCCGCAAGCTCGAGGGCGGCGTGATGTGTCCGTCCTACCGCGCAACGCGCAACGAGAAGGATGTCACGCGGGGCCGCGCCAACACGCTGCGCCTTGCGATCTCAGGCCAGCTCGGGCCCGATGCTTTGTCGTCGGACGAGATGATGGAGACGATGAAACTCTGCGTCTCCTGCAAGGCGTGCCGCCATGAATGCCCGACCGGTGTCGACATGGCCAAGATGAAGATCGAGGTGCTCGCGGCGCGCGCCGCCAGCCGCGGCTTGACGCTGCGCGACCGGCTGGTCGGATATCTACCGCGCTATGCCGGCCTTGCTTCGCGCTTCGCGCCGCTGGCGAATTTGCGCAACAGCAGCCCGCTGCTGCGAAGACTGTTCGAGCGCTTTGCCGGCATCAGCGCACGCCGGGCGCTCCCCGCCTTCCGCAGCGATGTGTTCGTGCCGCCGGCCGAAAGCGTTGGACCGGAGACCGGCCGCGAGGTCGTGCTGTTCGCCGATACATTCAATCGCATCTATGAGCGCGAGAACCTGGACGCCGCGCTGCGCGTGCTCGCGGCCGGCGGCTATCGCGTGCATCTGCCCAAACCTGCAAGCGGCAGCCATCCACTGTGCTGCGGCCGCACGTTCCTCTCGGCCGGTCTCGTCGACGAAGCCAAAGCCGAGCTCGACCGGCTGGTCTCGACTTTCGCGCCATACGCGGCGCGTGGCGTCCCGATCATCGGCCTCGAGCCGAGCTGCCTGTTGACGCTGCGCGACGAGCTCGCTTCGCTGCGCAAGGACAACGATGCCAAGGCGGTCGGCGCTCATGCGCTGACCTTCGAGGAGTTTCTGGTGCGCGAGGCCGAGGCCGGAAGGCTGCAATTGCCGCTCGGCATTGTCGCGGACAAGGCCGTGGTGCACGGCCATTGCCATCAAAAATCCTTCGGCGCCTTCAAGCCGGTCGAGCAGGTGCTGCGCCTCGTCCCGGGTCTCAAGATTGAGACCATCGAGTCGAGCTGCTGCGGCATGGCCGGCGCGTTCGGCTATGGTGCGGATACCTACGATGCCTCGATCGAGATGGCCGAGCTGTCGCTGCTGCCCGCTGTGCGGAAGGCTGACCGGAATACGCTCGTCGTCGCCGATGGCACCTCGTGCCGGCACCAGATCCACGACGGCACGAAGCGCGAAGCGCTCCACGTCGCGCGCGTGCTGGCCATGAGCCTCGATCGCGCCAAGTCCAACACCCCTTCTCCAGCTGCAAAGGAAACCAGCCATGGCTGA
- a CDS encoding heme-binding protein — protein MADLTLDTARTILDAAFAKAGELKLKPLVVTILDARGVLKLGAAQDGTSLMRAEIAHGKAYGALAMGMGSRALFQRAQEQAYFIDAVNTIAKGALVPVPGGVLIMDGATLLGAVGVSGDTSDNDEACAVAGIQAAGLKSLTG, from the coding sequence ATGGCTGATCTCACCCTCGACACCGCCCGAACAATCCTTGACGCCGCCTTCGCGAAGGCCGGCGAGCTGAAGCTGAAGCCGCTGGTCGTCACCATCCTGGACGCGCGCGGCGTGCTCAAGCTCGGGGCCGCGCAGGACGGGACCAGCCTGATGCGCGCCGAGATCGCGCATGGCAAGGCCTATGGCGCGCTCGCCATGGGCATGGGCTCGCGCGCTTTGTTCCAGCGCGCGCAGGAGCAGGCCTATTTCATCGATGCCGTGAACACGATTGCCAAGGGCGCATTGGTGCCGGTCCCCGGCGGCGTGCTGATCATGGACGGCGCGACCTTGCTCGGCGCGGTCGGCGTCTCCGGCGACACGTCCGACAATGACGAGGCTTGCGCGGTGGCGGGCATCCAGGCGGCGGGCCTAAAGAGCCTCACAGGATAA
- a CDS encoding outer membrane protein produces the protein MRKLFAAAAGALALGLAAPASAADLAARPYTKAPPMVAAIYDWSGFYIGINGGWGSSHTCADIVAVGVVPVVPAVAEGCHDATGGTVGGQIGYRWQSANWVFGVEGQGNWADFHGSNIGLFTGADNRTRIDSFGLITGQVGYAWNNVLLYVKGGAGVVGNRFDSYVPPGFLGAGTLLASARETRWGGTVGAGVEFGFAPNWSVGFEYDHIFLDHHDTVFTTPAGATFGTARIGQDVDLALVRVNYRFGGFGAPVAARY, from the coding sequence ATGAGAAAACTTTTCGCGGCTGCGGCCGGTGCTCTGGCACTCGGTCTAGCGGCTCCTGCCAGTGCGGCGGACCTGGCGGCTCGGCCGTACACCAAGGCTCCGCCGATGGTGGCTGCGATCTATGACTGGAGCGGCTTCTACATCGGCATCAACGGTGGCTGGGGCTCCTCCCATACTTGCGCCGACATCGTGGCGGTGGGGGTTGTACCGGTCGTGCCGGCTGTGGCTGAGGGTTGCCACGACGCAACCGGCGGCACGGTTGGTGGCCAGATCGGATACCGCTGGCAATCGGCAAACTGGGTCTTCGGCGTTGAGGGTCAGGGCAACTGGGCCGATTTTCACGGCAGCAACATTGGCCTTTTCACCGGTGCCGATAATCGCACCCGCATCGACTCGTTTGGTCTGATCACCGGCCAGGTGGGCTACGCCTGGAACAATGTCCTCCTCTACGTCAAGGGCGGTGCCGGGGTGGTTGGTAATCGCTTCGACAGCTACGTTCCCCCGGGCTTCCTTGGTGCCGGTACGCTCCTGGCTTCAGCACGGGAAACTCGCTGGGGCGGTACGGTCGGCGCCGGCGTTGAATTCGGCTTTGCTCCGAATTGGTCGGTTGGCTTCGAGTATGACCATATCTTCCTGGACCACCATGACACTGTTTTCACGACACCGGCTGGCGCTACTTTCGGGACTGCTCGTATTGGACAAGATGTCGACTTGGCCCTGGTTCGGGTAAACTACCGTTTTGGTGGTTTTGGCGCTCCGGTCGCCGCCCGGTACTGA
- a CDS encoding enoyl-CoA hydratase/isomerase family protein has product MTDPTAVITEKRGQAFWITINRPEKRNALNGEVIAGITRAYRDAHDDKDVRVIVLTGAGDKAFCAGADLQNSGAAFAMDHSKPNVDYADLLRLSQNATKPAIARVAGVCMAGGMGLLCMTDMAVAADHVVFGLPEVKVGVFPMQVLSLLQRIAPPRLVNEWALTGEPFDAKAAQAAGLLNYVVPAAELDAKVDWLIGRIVDKSPTAIRRGKYAMRAIASMSFDESIAYTESQIALLAMTEDAKEGLKAFSEKRKPVWTGK; this is encoded by the coding sequence ATGACCGACCCCACAGCTGTCATTACCGAGAAGCGCGGGCAGGCGTTCTGGATCACCATCAACCGGCCGGAGAAACGCAACGCGCTGAACGGCGAGGTCATCGCCGGCATCACAAGAGCCTATCGCGATGCGCATGACGACAAGGACGTCCGCGTCATCGTGCTGACGGGCGCGGGCGACAAGGCGTTCTGCGCGGGCGCCGACTTGCAGAATTCCGGCGCGGCTTTCGCGATGGATCATTCTAAACCAAATGTCGACTATGCCGATCTGTTACGTTTGTCACAGAACGCCACCAAGCCCGCCATCGCGCGGGTCGCCGGCGTCTGCATGGCCGGCGGCATGGGTCTGTTGTGCATGACCGACATGGCGGTTGCGGCCGATCACGTCGTCTTCGGCCTGCCGGAGGTGAAGGTCGGCGTGTTCCCGATGCAGGTGCTGAGCCTGCTCCAGCGCATCGCGCCGCCCCGTCTCGTCAACGAATGGGCGCTCACGGGCGAGCCGTTCGACGCCAAGGCCGCGCAGGCGGCGGGGCTGCTCAACTATGTCGTGCCTGCCGCCGAGCTCGATGCCAAGGTCGACTGGCTGATCGGCCGCATCGTCGACAAATCCCCGACCGCGATCCGCCGTGGCAAGTACGCCATGCGCGCGATCGCCTCGATGTCGTTCGACGAGAGCATCGCCTACACCGAAAGCCAGATCGCGCTGCTCGCGATGACCGAGGACGCCAAGGAAGGGTTGAAAGCGTTCAGCGAGAAGCGGAAGCCGGTCTGGACGGGGAAGTAG
- a CDS encoding caspase family protein, with the protein MRAAFMLLLAGLVVLSGGAACPAADAAKIALVIGNAKYPDNEFVLSDVANDAQDVAEELKRSGFVVDRQSNITGDAMRQVLGRFYDRIERGAVALIFFDGFAIQSNRQTYLLPVDAQIWTEPDVSRDGFSLDTILAEMNTRGAAIKIALIDASRRNPFERRFRRYSAGLAPAIAPSNSLVLYSAALGAVTASGKTDRSLFIAELLREMRAPNISAEQALTNTKNGVVAATNREQVPWLASSLTTDFSFASAATRPRDDTAPTKPEAQTIEPQKPVCEVTQAEPAPNADELARDPVIADLSRKITANANDAIARYKRGQVYAIKRAYALAMPDFDAVLRRAPKDAEALNNRCWTRAATGDLQGALADCNLALQINPGLSDALDSRGLVNLKLGRNAEAIKDYTDAIQRNPRSSSSLYGRGIAARRSGGDGATDIAQAKSMNPNIAKEFAGYGVTECAP; encoded by the coding sequence ATGCGTGCCGCATTCATGTTGTTGCTGGCAGGACTGGTCGTGCTGAGCGGCGGTGCCGCATGCCCTGCGGCCGACGCCGCGAAGATCGCGCTGGTGATCGGCAACGCGAAATATCCCGACAATGAGTTCGTCCTCAGCGACGTCGCCAACGATGCCCAGGACGTCGCCGAGGAGTTGAAGCGCAGCGGCTTTGTCGTCGACAGGCAGAGCAATATCACCGGCGATGCCATGCGGCAGGTGCTGGGCCGCTTCTATGACCGCATCGAGCGCGGCGCGGTGGCGCTGATCTTTTTCGACGGCTTTGCCATCCAGTCCAATCGTCAGACCTATCTGCTGCCGGTCGACGCCCAGATCTGGACCGAGCCGGACGTCTCGCGCGACGGCTTCAGCCTCGACACCATCCTCGCCGAGATGAACACGCGTGGTGCCGCGATCAAGATCGCGCTGATCGACGCCTCCCGCCGCAACCCGTTCGAGCGGCGCTTCCGCCGCTATTCGGCCGGCCTGGCACCGGCGATCGCACCGAGCAATTCGCTGGTGCTCTACTCCGCCGCGCTCGGCGCCGTCACGGCGAGCGGCAAGACCGATCGCAGCCTGTTCATCGCCGAGCTGCTGCGCGAAATGCGCGCGCCGAACATCAGCGCCGAGCAGGCCCTGACCAACACCAAGAACGGCGTCGTTGCCGCCACCAACCGCGAGCAAGTGCCCTGGCTGGCCTCCTCGCTGACGACGGACTTCTCGTTCGCAAGCGCGGCGACGCGGCCGCGGGACGACACGGCCCCGACCAAGCCGGAGGCGCAGACAATCGAGCCGCAGAAGCCGGTCTGCGAGGTGACCCAGGCGGAGCCCGCTCCGAATGCGGACGAGCTGGCACGAGATCCCGTCATCGCCGATCTCAGTCGCAAGATCACCGCCAACGCCAACGATGCCATCGCGCGCTACAAGCGCGGCCAGGTCTACGCGATCAAGCGCGCCTATGCGCTTGCGATGCCGGATTTCGACGCGGTGCTCCGCCGCGCGCCCAAGGACGCGGAAGCCTTGAACAATCGCTGCTGGACCCGGGCTGCGACCGGTGACCTGCAAGGCGCGCTCGCCGACTGCAATCTGGCGCTCCAGATCAACCCGGGCTTGAGCGATGCACTCGACAGCCGCGGGCTCGTCAACCTCAAGCTCGGACGCAATGCCGAGGCGATCAAGGATTATACCGACGCGATCCAGCGCAACCCGCGCTCCTCATCATCGCTGTACGGCCGCGGCATCGCCGCGCGCAGAAGCGGCGGCGACGGTGCCACCGACATCGCGCAGGCGAAGTCGATGAACCCGAACATCGCGAAGGAATTCGCAGGCTACGGCGTGACGGAATGCGCGCCCTGA
- a CDS encoding molybdopterin oxidoreductase family protein — MNQHAKIDTKIEIRHSTCPHDCPSACALDVEVVDGRSIGRVRGSKKQTYTAGVVCAKVARYAERIHHPERLIYPLRRTGPKGSGQFARISWDEALDEIGDRFNQAEREFGAESIWPYYYAGTMGLVMRDGLNRLTHVKKYSRFYQTICANVARIGFAIGTGKIAGVDPREMALSDLVVIWGTNPVNTQVNVMTHASRARKERGAKIAAVDIYDNETMKQADIKIILRPGTDGAFACGVMHVLFRDGYADRAYMDKYTDCPAELEAHLKTRTPEWASAICGVPVSEIEAFAKAVGETKRTFLRLGYGFTRSRNGATQMHAALCIPAVTGAWQYEGGGAFFNNYALWHFNESIIEGHDAIDKSTRALDQSQIGRILTGDAEALQGKGPVKAMLIQNTNPMTVAPEQALVRQGFAREDLFVAVHEQFMTETAQMADIVLPATMFMEHDDLYYGGGHQHISVGPKLIDPPGECRSNHEVLQALAPRLGARHPGFEMSPRELIDATLQLSNHGDIAGLEADLWRDLQPDFRTSHYLDGFAHADGKFHFKADWAHPPFGQLMGDVDKMPDLPDHWAVIEHTDQAHPFRLATSPSRSFLNTTFNETPSSQAREGRASVMIHPLDAAALGIADGDAVTLGNGRGETTLMATLFEGVRRGVLIAESVHPNSNHIGGRGINMLTGADTIAPIGGAAFHDNKVWIRKAASAQGAHSVTP, encoded by the coding sequence ATGAACCAGCACGCCAAGATCGACACCAAGATCGAGATCCGCCATTCGACCTGCCCGCATGATTGCCCCTCGGCCTGCGCCCTCGATGTCGAGGTGGTCGACGGCCGCAGCATCGGCCGCGTCCGCGGTTCGAAAAAGCAGACCTATACCGCCGGCGTCGTCTGCGCCAAGGTCGCCCGTTATGCCGAGCGCATCCATCACCCCGAGCGGCTGATCTATCCGCTGCGCCGCACCGGCCCCAAAGGCTCAGGTCAGTTCGCACGCATCTCCTGGGACGAGGCGCTGGACGAGATCGGGGACCGCTTCAACCAGGCCGAGCGCGAGTTCGGCGCGGAATCGATCTGGCCCTATTACTACGCCGGCACGATGGGCCTCGTGATGCGCGACGGGCTCAACCGTCTCACGCACGTGAAGAAATATTCGCGCTTCTATCAGACCATCTGCGCCAATGTCGCGCGCATCGGCTTTGCGATCGGCACCGGAAAGATCGCCGGCGTCGATCCGCGCGAGATGGCGCTGTCCGATCTCGTCGTGATCTGGGGCACCAATCCCGTCAACACCCAGGTCAACGTGATGACGCACGCCTCGCGCGCCCGCAAGGAGCGCGGCGCGAAGATCGCGGCGGTCGACATCTACGACAACGAGACCATGAAGCAGGCTGACATCAAGATCATCCTGCGGCCCGGCACCGACGGCGCCTTCGCCTGCGGCGTCATGCATGTCCTGTTCCGCGACGGCTATGCCGACCGCGCCTACATGGACAAGTACACCGATTGCCCGGCCGAGCTCGAGGCGCATCTCAAGACGCGCACGCCGGAATGGGCCTCGGCCATTTGCGGCGTCCCGGTGTCGGAGATCGAGGCGTTTGCCAAGGCCGTCGGCGAGACCAAGCGGACCTTCCTGCGCCTCGGCTACGGCTTCACCCGCTCGCGCAACGGCGCCACGCAGATGCATGCGGCGCTCTGCATTCCCGCGGTGACCGGCGCCTGGCAATATGAAGGCGGCGGCGCCTTCTTCAACAATTACGCGCTGTGGCACTTCAACGAATCCATCATCGAGGGCCACGACGCCATCGACAAGTCGACGCGCGCGCTCGACCAGTCGCAGATCGGACGCATCCTTACCGGCGATGCCGAAGCTCTGCAGGGCAAGGGTCCGGTCAAGGCGATGCTGATCCAGAACACCAACCCGATGACGGTGGCGCCGGAGCAGGCGCTGGTCCGGCAGGGCTTTGCGCGCGAGGATCTGTTCGTCGCGGTGCACGAGCAGTTCATGACCGAGACGGCGCAGATGGCCGACATCGTGCTGCCGGCGACCATGTTCATGGAGCATGACGACCTCTATTACGGCGGCGGCCACCAGCACATCTCGGTCGGGCCGAAGCTGATCGACCCACCCGGCGAATGCCGCTCCAACCACGAGGTGCTGCAGGCGCTGGCGCCGCGGCTCGGCGCCAGGCATCCCGGCTTCGAGATGAGCCCGCGCGAGCTGATCGACGCCACGCTGCAGCTGAGCAATCACGGCGACATCGCCGGCCTCGAAGCCGACCTCTGGCGCGATCTGCAGCCGGATTTCCGCACCTCGCATTATCTCGACGGCTTCGCTCACGCCGACGGCAAATTCCATTTCAAAGCCGACTGGGCGCATCCGCCGTTCGGCCAGCTCATGGGCGATGTCGACAAGATGCCCGATCTGCCGGATCATTGGGCGGTGATCGAGCACACCGACCAGGCCCATCCGTTCCGGCTCGCGACCAGCCCGTCGCGCAGCTTCCTCAACACCACCTTCAACGAGACGCCGTCCTCGCAGGCACGCGAGGGCAGGGCCAGCGTGATGATCCACCCGCTCGACGCGGCCGCGCTCGGCATCGCCGATGGTGATGCGGTGACGCTCGGCAACGGCCGCGGCGAGACCACGCTGATGGCGACGCTGTTCGAGGGCGTGCGGCGCGGCGTCCTGATCGCCGAATCCGTTCATCCCAACAGTAATCACATCGGCGGGCGCGGCATCAACATGCTGACGGGCGCGGACACCATCGCGCCGATCGGCGGCGCGGCGTTCCACGACAACAAGGTCTGGATCAGGAAGGCGGCCTCAGCTCAGGGCGCGCATTCCGTCACGCCGTAG